One genomic window of Glycine soja cultivar W05 chromosome 9, ASM419377v2, whole genome shotgun sequence includes the following:
- the LOC114425033 gene encoding uncharacterized protein LOC114425033 — MSETFIFTLSLVMLCAASAFAAVPHRLPEVYLKNGNFEENPNPKYLKKTRLIGKYALPKWEISGHVEYVSGGPQPGGMYFPVSHGVHAVRLGNEASISQTIKVKPGKWYALILGASRTCAQDEVLRISVPPQSGEVPLQTLYSLNGDVIAWGFRPTSSVAKVILHNPGIQEDPACGPLLDAVAIAEFCPPKPTRANLVKNPGFEVGPFPIFNSTNGVLLPPEQEDHVSPLPGWMIESLKAVKFIDAKHFNVPFGQGAVELIAGRESVIAQILRTVPNKIYNMKFTIGDARNGCHGSMMIEAFAAKDTLKVPFKSEGKGEFKTVSFKFRAIENRTRITFYSSFYHTRIHDYGSLCGPVIDQVIVYPVA, encoded by the exons ATGTCAGAGAcattcatattcacactttCTCTGGTTATGCTATGTGCTGCTTCAGCTTTTGCAGCAGTTCCACACAGGTTGCCAGAAG TTTACCTCAAGAATGGTAACTTTGAGGAGAATCCAAACCCCAAATACCTCAAGAAAACGAGACTGATTGGGAAATATGCTCTTCCAAAATGGGAGATCAGTGGTCATGTTGAGTATGTCTCAGGGGGGCCACAACCTGGGGGTATGTACTTCCCAGTTAGTCATGGAGTGCATGCTGTGAGGCTTGGAAATGAGGCCTCAATCTCACAAACCATTAAGGTCAAACCTGGCAAGTGGTACGCTCTAATTCTAGGAGCCTCAAGGACTTGTGCTCAAGATGAGGTTTTAAGGATCTCAGTGCCTCCACAATCTGGAGAGGTTCCTTTGCAGACCCTTTATAGCCTCAATGGTGATGTTATCGCTTGGGGTTTCCGTCCCACTTCTTCTGTTGCCAAAGTGATACTCCACAACCCTGGAATTCAAGAAGACCCTGCCTGTGGTCCACTCTTGGATGCCGTTGCTATCGCAGAATTCTGCCCTCCAAAGCCTACAAGAG CTAATTTGGTTAAAAATCCGGGGTTTGAGGTGGGTCCATTCCCTATTTTCAACTCTACAAACGGTGTTCTACTTCCTCCCGAACAAGAAGATCATGTGTCTCCACTCCCTGGTTGGATGATTGAATCCCTCAAAGCCGTGAAGTTCATAGATGCAAAACATTTCAATGTACCATTTGGACAGGGAGCAGTAGAACTTATTGCAGGCAGGGAAAGTGTCATTGCCCAAATTCTCAGAACAGTTCCCAACAAAATTTACAACATGAAGTTCACAATTGGAGACGCCAGAAATGGTTGTCATGGATCAATGATGATTGAAGCGTTTGCAGCAAAAGATACCCTCAAAGTTCCCTTCAAATCTGAGGGAAAGGGCGAATTCAAGACTGTGAGTTTCAAGTTCAGAGCGATTGAAAACAGAACAAGAATCACATTCTATAGCTCCTTCTACCATACAAGAATTCATGACTACGGATCTCTTTGTGGCCCTGTTATTGATCAAGTTATAGTGTATCCTGTCGCCTGA